A genomic stretch from Streptomyces sp. QL37 includes:
- a CDS encoding YbjN domain-containing protein — protein sequence MSIDPSSIPNFGGQPEPQTSGPEGPVVPDQDLVKQLLEQMELKFVVDDEGDLAAPWEDFRTYFMFRGEEEQQVFSVRTFYDRPHALDQRPVLLDAIDDWNRRTLWPKVYTHAHEGEEGTAASVRLVGEAQMLIGTGVSLEHFVSSTVSWVRASIEFDKWLVERLGLEPAEKKDEGEEPTEA from the coding sequence ATGTCTATCGACCCGTCCTCGATCCCTAACTTCGGGGGCCAGCCCGAACCTCAGACGTCAGGTCCCGAGGGCCCCGTGGTCCCCGACCAGGACCTCGTCAAGCAGCTCCTCGAGCAGATGGAGCTGAAGTTCGTCGTCGACGACGAGGGCGACCTCGCCGCGCCGTGGGAAGACTTCCGGACGTACTTCATGTTCCGCGGCGAGGAGGAGCAGCAGGTCTTCTCGGTCCGGACCTTCTACGACCGCCCCCACGCCCTGGACCAGCGGCCGGTTCTGCTCGACGCGATCGACGACTGGAACCGCCGCACCCTGTGGCCCAAGGTCTACACGCACGCCCACGAGGGCGAGGAGGGCACCGCGGCCTCCGTACGGCTGGTCGGTGAGGCGCAGATGCTCATCGGCACCGGTGTCAGCCTGGAGCACTTCGTCTCCTCGACGGTCAGCTGGGTGCGGGCCTCCATCGAGTTCGACAAGTGGCTCGTGGAGCGTCTCGGCCTGGAGCCCGCAGAGAAGAAGGACGAGGGCGAGGAGCCCACGGAGGCCTGA